The following proteins are encoded in a genomic region of Cellulomonas sp. ES6:
- the sigK gene encoding ECF RNA polymerase sigma factor SigK, with protein sequence MPSPDSRATARAAADQALARVAEGDLDAFASLYDMLSPAVHGTALAVLRDPDHAAEVTQEVMVEIWRTAARWDARRGSARAWATTMAHRRSVDRVRSVQAQRDRDQAALDADRPTAFDVVAEQAEERLEAQRVRHCLGGLTDTQREAVVLAYYDGRTYREVAEHLDAPLPTVKSRIRDGLVRLRDCLGVAA encoded by the coding sequence GTGCCCAGCCCCGACTCCCGCGCCACCGCGCGCGCAGCCGCCGACCAGGCGCTCGCGCGCGTGGCCGAGGGCGACCTCGACGCGTTCGCGTCGCTCTACGACATGCTGTCCCCCGCCGTGCACGGCACGGCGCTCGCCGTGCTCCGGGACCCGGACCACGCGGCCGAGGTCACCCAGGAGGTCATGGTGGAGATCTGGCGCACCGCCGCCCGGTGGGACGCCCGCCGAGGGTCGGCGCGCGCCTGGGCGACCACGATGGCGCACCGACGGTCGGTGGACCGCGTGCGGTCCGTCCAGGCGCAGCGCGACCGCGACCAGGCCGCCCTCGACGCCGACCGGCCCACCGCGTTCGACGTCGTCGCCGAGCAGGCCGAGGAGCGCCTCGAGGCGCAGCGCGTCCGGCACTGCCTCGGCGGCCTGACCGACACGCAGCGCGAGGCCGTCGTCCTGGCGTACTACGACGGCCGCACGTACCGCGAGGTCGCCGAGCACCTGGACGCCCCGCTGCCCACGGTGAAGTCCCGGATCCGCGACGGACTCGTGCGGCTGCGCGACTGCCTGGGGGTGGCCGCATGA